The genomic segment AACCGCCGCCACCGGACGCCCGCGCCCATGCCCGCCCCCGGCTCCGCGCCCCCGCGAAAAGGACCCCCGCCCGACATGACCGACCGGAACGCCGCACGAGCGCGGCACAAGATCCTCGTCGTGGAGGACGAGCCGAGCATCCGGACCCTGCTGGTCTCCGCGTTCCACGCGGCCGGGTGGAGTGTCAGCACCGCCGGTACGGGCCGGTCCGCGCTCTTTGAGATCGGCTGCGCCAGGCCGGACCTCATCGTCCTCGACGTGATGCTGCCGGACCTCGACGGATTCGACGTGACACGGCGGTTGAGGGCGGCGGGCGACTACACACCGGTGCTGTTCCTCACCGCGCGCACCGACATCCAGGACCGGATCGCGGGCCTCAGCTCCGGTGGCGACGACTACGTCACCAAGCCGTTCCACATCGAGGAGGTGCTGCTGCGCATCCGGGCCATCATGCGCCGGGCGGGCGGCGATCCGTCGTCACCGGCCGCCGCGCGCGCCGGCACCCTGCGCTTCGCCGATCTGACGCTGGACGAGGCGGCGCACGAGGTGCGCCGGGCCGGAACGTACCTCCGTCTCTCGCCGACCGAATTCCGGCTGCTGGCCTGTCTGATGGCCCACCCCAACCGCGTACTGACCAAGGCCGACATCCTCGACCAGGTCTGGCACTACGACTTCAACGGCGACGCGCGCATCGTCGACACCTACGTCAAATACCTGCGCCGCAAGGTCGACCGCGTCGATCCGCCGCTCATCCACACGGTCCGGGGCGTCGGCTACTGTCTGCGGGTCCCCCGGGAGAGCGCCGGGGAGAGCCCGTGCTGATCAAGGTCAGACCGCCACGGCCGATGTCGCTGCTGAGCCGGCTGGTCCTGGGCACCGCCGTCCTGGCCACGGTCGCCGTCCTCGCGTCCCAGGCCATCGGGTTCCTCGTGCTGGACTCCTGGCTCACCGACCGGGTGGACAGGCAGCTCATCGGCTTCCACGTCCCCTCTCCCGCGTACCAGGACGCCGTGAGCGAGGACGGCTTCCCGGAGAACGTACGCAAATCCGGGATGCTCCCCACCGACTTCCGCGTCCACTTCTACGACGACTCCGGGAGGCTGTCCGACCGTTCACTCGGCGAGGCCGACCGGCCCGGCCCCGCGCTGCCCTTCACGCTCCCCGATCAGGCCCCGGCCCCCGGCCGCCCGGAGACCGTCCCGGCCACGTCCGGGAGCTCCAACTGGCGGGTGCTGCGGGTGACCGGCCCCCGGGGCATGGTCGCCGTCGTCGCACTGCCGCTGGATACCGTGGACGGCGCCACCTCCGAACTGCTCTGGCTGAACCTGACCCTCCTCGCCCTCACCGCGATCGGGCTGACGGCGCTCGGACACGGCGTCGTACGGCTCGGTCTGCTGCCGCTCACCCGAATGGAACGCACGGCACGGAAGATCTCCGCGGGGGACCTCGGACTGCGGCTCCCGGACACCGACGCGCGCACCGAGATCGGCCGCCTCGGTCACGCCCTGAACACCATGCTCGAACGCCTGCGGGAGGCCCTGCGCCAGCGCGCGGCCTCCGAGGAACGGCTGCGCCGGTTCGTCGCGGACGCCGGGCACGAACTGCGCACGCCCCTCACCTCCATTCAGGGCTTCTCGCAACTCCTTTTACGGGAAAGGGCGTTGCCCGGACAGGAGCAGGCGCAGGCGCACCGGCTGATCGCCCAGAACGCGGAACGCATGAACCTGCTGGTCGACGATCTCTCCCTGCTCGCGAAGCTCGACCACGAGCCCTCGTACACCTGGGAGAGCGTCGATCTGCTCGCCGTCGCCGCCGACGCCATCGCGACCACCGCGGTCCGCCACACGGACCACCCGGTCGATCTGGGCCCGCTGAGCACCCTGCCGCCGCCCGGACCGGGGGAGTTGGAGATGGTGGAGGCGGTCGGCGACACCCACCGGCTGCTCCAGGTGATGGTCAACCTCCTGACCAACGCGCTGATCCACACCCCGCCCGGCACTCCCGTCCACGTCCGGGTCGGCACGGTGTTCGCCGGACCGAACAGCGGTGGCACACCACGCCTCGGCCGTACGAGTGGTTCCCGGCCGCTCTCCTGCGGGGCCAGGATCTCCGTGATCGAAGTGGCCGACGAGGGGCCGGGCCTGAGCCGCGAGGACGCCGCGCGGGTCTTCGAACGCTTCCACCGGGCGGGCCCGTCCCGCACCTGCGACCAGGGCGGTACCGGGCTGGGGCTGGCCATCGCCTCGGTCATCGCCGAGGGCCACGGCGGCCGGCTCGAACTCGACGCCCGCCCCGGTCGGGGCTGCACCTTCCGGCTCGTACTGCCCGCTCCACCGGAGAACGCCGAGGACGCGGCGGACGGCGGTCCGGCGCCACGGACTAGACCCACACCGCCTCGGCGAGGGCCACACCCGTGAACACGGCGCCGAGCCCGGCCGCGACGCTCGCCGCGACGTTCGCGACCGCGTGGAACCGCGCGCCGTCCTCGGCCAGCCGCAGCGTCTCGTAACTGAACGTCGAGTACGTCGTGAGCGCCCCGCACAGTCCGGTGCCCACCAGCAGCTGTACGTGGGAGGAGGCGGCGCCCGCCGCCACGGCCCCGGTCAGCAGGCCCAGGACCAGCGAGCCGGCCACGTTGACCGCGAAGGTGCCCCAGGGGAAGACGCTGTCGTGCCGGCTCTGGACCGCCCGGTCGGTGAGATAGCGCAGCGGGGCGCCCACGGCGGCGCCGAGCACGACCAGCAGCCAGTTCACCCGCCGTCCTCCGCCCGTCCGGCAGGCCGGACGGCCTCGCACCGGTCGAGGACCACCATGCCCCCGGCGACCAGTTCGTCGAGCCGGGGAAGGAACGCCCGGACCTTCTCCTCGGTGTCCACGATCACGACTGCCACCGGCAGATCCTCACTGAGTGACAGCAGCCGCCGGGTGTGGACGAGGGACGAGGCGCCGAACCCCGCGATCCCCCGGAACGCACGCGCGCCCGCCACCCCCGCCCGGTGCGCGGTCTCCGTGTACAGCGGCTTGCGGTGCCATGTGTCGCTCTCGCCGACGAACACCGTCACCCGGAGCGCCGGGCCTGTCGGACACGTCATGACTGCCTCCACGCCAGTACGCGCCGCGTCGCCCACACAGCGCACCACACGGCCCCGAGCGCCGCGAGGAGTGTCAGTTCCAGATACGCCACACCGGTACGGGCCCGGCCGTCGGCCACCAGACGCTCGAAGTCGACGGCGTACGTGGAGAACGTGGTGAATCCGCCGAGCACCCCCGTACCGAAGAACGGCCGCACCAGCCGGTGCGCCGCCCACACCTCGCTGATCACCACCATGAACACACCGATCACCGCGCAACCGGTCACGTTCACGAACAGTGTCGTCCACGGGAAACCGCCCGCTGCGGTCGGCCAGATCAGGGAGGCGCCGTAGCGGCCGGACGCGCCGGTCGCGCCGCCCGCCGCGATCACGGCGAGCACCGGCAGCGGGCTGTCACGCAATTCGCGCCGCTGCGCGGGCCTCGACAGATCGACATCGGGGTCGACGGGCTCGTCGGCCCTCCGTGTTCCCGGGACCCTCATAGGCGTATCCATCTCCCACCCGCGCGGTGCCCGCTCGCACGAGCGGGCACGACTGATCGCAAGCAGGGACCGTTGGCGGCGTCCGTGCCGCGGTTCGGGTACGGCGGGCCCCACCGCCGCGCGACTGCCACGGGGGCGGTCGCACTCAATTTTAACCCGGGCGGACCGGGGCCCGCAGGCCGCTTCCGAGGAGGGCCGGGAACGCGGACGGCCGCCGCACCCGGGCGCGGTGCGGCCCGGTCCGGCGCCGTCTCGGCGGCTTCAGGCCCCGGCCCCGCCGCGCAGAGCCTCCAGGACGCGCCGGGCCGTCGCCTCGTCCCGGGCCGCCGTGAACGGCAGGGCGTTGCCGCCGGTGATGCGGAACGGCTCACCGGAGAGCGTGGACTGGGTGCCGCCCGCCTCGGTCACCAGCAGCAGACCCGCCGCGTGGTCCCAGGCGAACTCCCAGTTGAACGCCAGGGCGTCCAGATCACCACGGGCGACGGCGAGGTATTCGAGCCCCGCAGAGCCGCACGGGCGGGCGTCGACGCCCTCGGTGCACAGGCCGAGCAGGGCGCGTTTCTGGTCGTCGGTCGTGTAGTCCGGGTGGGACATCGCCACCCGCAGGTCGGCCCCCGGCACGGGCGAACCGGCCCGCACCGGTTCCCCGTCGAGCACCGCTCCCCGGCCACGGACGGCGACGGCCATCGTGTCCAGGGCGGCGGCGTACGTCCACGACGCGAGCACCTCGCCCCGCTGGGCGAGCGCCACCAGGGTGCAGAAGCCCGCTTCCCCGGCCACGAACTGACGGGTCCCGTCGACCGGGTCGACGATCCACACGGGGGCGTCGCCCCCCAGCGCCTCGTACACCTCCGGATCGGCGTGGACCGCTTCCTCGCCGACGACCACGGAGCCGGGCAGCAGCGCGGTGAGGGACGCGGTGAGGTGTTCCTCGGCGAGCCGGTCGGCGGCGGTGACCAGATCGTGCGGACCGCTCTTCTCGGAGATCTCGTGCGCGGCGAGCCGTCGGTAGCGCGGCATGATCTCGGCGGCGGCGGCCGCGCGGATCGCCGCCTCGATCTCGGTCAGGTCCCCGGCGAGGAAGTCATCGATCATGCGCCCAGCTAAGCATGACCGTGCCCCGGCACGGCCGCCGGGGAAGCCCCGTGACCGACCTGACCGGGCGTTTTCACCGCCCGCCGGGGAGCACGGCCCGGCCCCGGCCGCGGCGGACGGATGCGACACCCGTGCAGTGCGTTCCGCGCCGTTCCCGGCCTGAGGGGGCGGGCCCCGGCGGGCGGGGGCTACCCTCGCACCACTGTCAGGGCCTCGGAATATCCTGGGTTCCCTGGCCGTCGGCTGACGAAGGAGCCCGAAGGTGCCGTCGATGCTCGATGCTGTCGTCGTGGGGGCGGGACCCAACGGGCTGACCGCCGCCGTCGAACTCGCCCGCAGGGGCTTCGCGGTGGAGGTGTTCGAGGCGGCCGGGACCGTCGGGGGCGGGGCCCGTACCGAACAGCTCACGCTGCCCGGCTTCCACCACGACTCCTGCTCCGCCGTGCACCCCCTCGCCATAGGATCGCCCGCCTTCGACGCGATGCCGCTGGCCCGGCACGGTCTGGAGTGGCTGCACCCCGAGCTGGCACTGGCCCACCCGTTCCCCGACGGCACGGCCGCGGTCCTCACCGGTTCGGTGGGGGAGACCGCGATGTCGCTGGGGCCACGGGACGCGGGGGCGTACCGCCGGTTCGTCTCCCCGTACCTCGGCCACTGGGAGACCCTGGCCGCCGACTTCCTCCGTACACCGTGGGACGGACCGCCCACCGATCCGTACCGCTGGGCGCGCTTCGGGCTGACCGCGGTCCAGCCCGTCACCTGGACCTCCCGCCGTTTCCGGGACGAGCGGGCGCGCGGGCTGTTCGCCGGGCTCGCCGCCCACGCCATCGCGCCCAACGGCGGCATCGCCACCGCCGGGATCGCCCTCCTCTTCGCGCTCGCGGCGCACGAGCGCGGCTGGCCGGTGCCGCGCGGCGGTTCACAGGCCATCTCGGACGCCCTCGCCTCGTACCTACGGGAGCAGGGCGGCGTGATCCGTACCGGCACCGAGGTCAAGCGACTCGACGAACTGCCTCCCGCGCGCGCGTACGTCTTCGACACCTCACCGACCGCGCTGGCCCGCATCGCCGGCCTCGGCAACGCCTACCGCGGCTACCGGTACGGCGCCTCCGCCTTCAAGATCGACTACGCGCTGTCGGGTCCCGTCCCCTGGACCGCGGAGGAGGCCCGGCGGGCCGGCACGGTCCATGTCGGCTCCGGCGCGGCGGAGATCGACGCGGCTCTGAGCGCCGCCGTCGCGGGCCGCGACCCGAGCGTGCCGTTCCTCATCACCGCCCAGCCCAGCCTGACCGACCCGTCCCGGGCCCCCGAGGGCCGCCACGTCTTCTGGGCGTACGGGCACGTCCCGGCGGGCTGGGAGGGCGACGCGACCGAGGCCGTCGAGCGTCAGCTGGAGCGCTTCGCGCCCGGCTTCCGCGATCTGGTCCTCGCCCGCGCGGTCGCCGGTCCGCCCCGACTGGCCGCGCGCAACGCCAACTACGTCGACGGCGACATCGCCTGCGGTGCCTTCGCCGGGCTCCAGACCGTCATCCGTCCCAAGCTGGCCCGGGTGCCGTACGCCACCGCGCACCCCGCGGTGTTCATCTGCTCCTCCGCCACTCCGCCCGGCCCCGGCGTGCACGGCATGTCGGGCCACCACGCGGCGAAGGCGGTCTGGCGCCGTCTCCGGGCGGCCTGACGCCGGGCGACCGGGGCCCTGTGGCGCGCGGGGGCCCGGTAGCGGGCACCGACGTTCGTCACACGGCTCGCACCCAGGTGTAGCGGTGCTCGGGACGGCCGGTCTCGCCGTATCTGAGCGAGAGACTGATGTGACCGGTGCGCTCCAGGTGTTTGAGATAGCGCTGGGCGGTGGAGCGGCTGACCCCGGTGCGCTCGGCGACCTCATGGGAGGAGAGCGGGTGGTCGGCACCACCCAGGACGCGGCGGATGAGGGCGACGGTGGCCACGGAGTGGCCCTTGGGCAGCTCGGCGCCGGGGTCCTCGGAGATCCTGAACGCGCTGAAGATCCGGTCCACCTGCTCCTGCCCGGCCTCACCACGGCCTCCGACGCCTTCGAGCGTGCGGCGCAGTGACGCGTACCCCTCCAGCCGGGAGCGCAGCCCCGCGAAGCTGAACGGCTTGACGAGGTACTGCACCGCGCCGTGGCGCAGCGCGGCCTGGACCGTCGTCAGACTGCGGTCGGCCGTCACCATGATCACATCGGCGTGGTGGCCGAGCCGGCGCATCCGGCTGACCAGGGTCAGACCCGTCTCGTCCGGCAGATAGTGGTCGAGCAGGACGAGGTCGATCCGGGTGCTCTCCAGAGTGGCCAGCGCCTGGGCCGCGGTGTGCGCGCGGGCGGCGACCCGGAAGCCCGGCACCCGTGCCACGTACGCGGAGTTGATCTCGGCGACCCGGAAGTCGTCGTCCACGACCAGTACCTCGATCATCGTGGGTCTCCTGCGGCTGTGAGCCGTTCCGCTCCGGTGGGGACTTCCGCCGGGGGCGGGCCGAGGGCTTCGGGCAGGACGACGGTGAACACCGCGCCGCCGCCCGCGCGGGCGGTGACCCGGGCGCTGCCCCCGTACCGCTCGGCGAGGCGGCGCACCAGGGCGAGGCCGAGACCGCGCCCGCGCTGGAAGGCGGGCGGGACGGGCAAGAGGACCGGTCCGGCGGGCGGACCGGGCAACAGGGCCGGCCCGGTGGGCGGGACGGACAACGGTGCCGCTCCGGCGGGCGGATCGGACAGGCCGGGCGGATCGGACAGCGGTGAGAGACGGGACAGTGCCGGTCCGGCGGGCGGGACCCACCCGGGGGCCGCGTCGGCGGACGGCAGGGTGGCGTACGCCGGCGGGGGAGCGGTGGGGCGGCCGGGACCCTTCGTCGACCAGCCCTCCGTGAAGATCCGCTCGCGCCGCTCGGGCGGTACGCCCGGACCGGTGTCCGAGACCCGGAGCACCATGGTGGTGTGCTCGGCCCGCAGCTCGACCTCGACCGACGGATCGGTCCCGAGCCGGTCGGCGACGGCGTCCAGCGCGTTGTCGATGAGGTTGCCGAGCACGGTCACCGGATCACGTGGGTCGACCACCCGGTCCGGCAGCAGCGTCGACGCGGACACCCGCAGGGCGACACCCCGTTCGGCGGCGACCGCCGCCTTCCCGACGAGCAGGGCCGAGAGCAACGGGTCGTGCACCCGCTCGGCGATCCGTTCCCCGGCGGCCCGGTGGATGTCGGCCACCTCCGCCACGTACTCCACCGCCGTCCCGTACCGGCCCAGTTCGAGCAGTCCGAGCACGGTGTGCAGCCGGTTGGCGTGTTCGTGGTCCTGGGCGCGCAGCGCGTCCAGCAGCCCCTGCGTGCTGTCCAGCTCCCTCCCCAGCAGCTCCAGTTCCGTACGGTCCCGGAGCGTCACCACGGCCCCGCCGTCACCGGTCGGCATCCGGTTGACGACGAGCACCCGGCCGCCGCTCACCGTGAGGAGGTCGGCTCCGGCCACATGTCCGGCCAGCACCTCCCTGGTGCGCCCCGGCGGAAGGATCTCGGTGAGCGTACGGCCGGGGGCGTCCGCGCCGAGCCCCAGCAGCCGCCCCGCCTCGTCGTTGACCAGCCGGACCCGGCCGTTCCCGTCGCACGCGACGACGCCCTCGCGGACCCCGTGCAGCATGGCCTCGCGCTCGTCGAGCAGAGCCGATATGTCGGTGAACGCGATCCCGTGCGTCCGGCGGCGCAGCCTCCGGGAGACCGCGACCGCGACCAGCGCGCCCACGGAGAGTGCCACCCCCGCGCAGAGCAGGAGCCCCGGTACGGCGTCGATCAGCCGTTCCCGCACGCTGGCGTACGGGATGCCGGCCGACACCGCGCCGATGATCCGGCCGTCGTCGTCGTACAGCGGCACCTTGGCACGGGCCGAGCGGCCCAGCGTGCCGTTGTCGATCTCCCTGATCTCATGCCCGGCGAGCGCGGCACTCGGGTCGGTGGAGACCCGTCTGCCGATCTCCGACGCCGTGGTGTGGGACCAGCGCACGCCACGGGTGTCCATCACCACCACGTACAGCGCCCGGGTGGACCGGCGGATCTCCTCGGCCTCGCTCTGCACCGGGCCGTTCACGCTCGGCTCGGTGGCGGCCAGTTCCCGGGGGATGTCCGGATCGGCTGCGGTGGTCTGCGCGATGGCGAGGGCCCGCAGCATGGCCTCGTCGTCCAGCTCGGACGCCAGCGGCGCGAGGAAGAGCCCGGTGGCCAGCACCATCACCCCGGTGGTGATGGCCAGCTGCACCATCAGGACCTGGCCGGAAACCCGTCGGGGCCAGCACACGCGCATGTGATCCTCCCCGGCTTCTTCGGACTGGCGTCACGTGGTGGGAACCGGACACGGCCACGCGGCTTCGCTGTGCACGCAACGTAAGCCCAGGGAGGGCCGCTGCCCAGCCCCCCACCACGCATTTGTCGCTCCGGCGTGAGCAGAACGAGCAGAACGAGGTCTGCGCTCACAAGAGGAGGTTGCGCCCACAAGACTGCCCGGCGGGCCCGGACGCTCCTAGCGTCCCGCCCCATGAGCAGTCACACGAGCCCCGCCATCGAGCTGCGGGGAACGAGCAAGGCGTTCCGGACCCCGTCAGGAGCGCTCCACACCGCGGTGCGGGACCTGGACCTCGTCGTCGGACGCGGCGAGTTCGTCGCCGTCGTCGGGCCCACCGGATGCGGCAAGTCCACCACGCTCACCCTGGTGAGCGGCATGGAGGAACCCACCGAGGGCGAGGTGCTGGTCGGCGGGGAGCCGGTGACCGGCATCGGTGACCGGATCGGATTCGTCTTCCAGCAGGACGCCGTCTTTCCCTGGCGCACCGTTCTCTCCAACGTCATGGCGGGCCCCCGCTTCCGCGGCGCGCCCAAGGCCGAGGCGAGGGAACGGGCCCGCGCCTGGCTGGACCGGGTCGGGCTGGCGTCCTTCGAGGACCGCTACCCGCACCAGTTGTCCGGCGGTCAGCGCAAACGGGTCGCGCTCGCCGCGACCTTCGTCAACGACCCCGAGATCCTGCTGATGGACGAGCCGTTCTCCGCGCTCGACGTCCAGACCCGTGCGCTGATGTCCGACGAACTGCTCGACCTGTGGGCGGGCACCGGCGCCTCGGTCGTCTTCGTCACCCACGACCTGGAGGAGTCGATCGCGCTCGCCGACAAGGTCGTCGTCATGACGGCCGGTCCCGCCACCGTCAAGGAGGTCTTCACGATCGACCTGCCCCGCCCGCGCAAGGTGGAGTCGGTGCGGCTGGAGCCCCGGTTCGTCGAGATCTACCGGGAGATCTGGTCCTCGCTCGGCGAAGAGGTCCGCGTCACCCGCGAGAGAGGTGCCACCGATGCCGTCTGAGACCGCCCCCACCACCACCGCCGCCACGGCGAAGGCCGCGGCCGGCCCCCCGGCCGGCGCCGACGGGAATTCCCCCGGCGCCGGAGGCGAGCGCACCGAGGCCAGGGTGCGCGCCGCCCGCAACCGCGCCCTCCTGGTCCACACCTCCCGGGTGCTGCTGCTCATCGGGCTGCTCGGACTGTGGGAGTGGCTGGCCAGAACCGCCGTCGTCGACCCCTTCAACTTCTCGATGCCCTCGAAGATCTGGGACCAGATGTCCCAGTGGGCACTGCACGGCACCCCGCAGGGCTCCTTGTGGGAGCAGATCTGGTACACGCTGTACGAGGCACTCGTCGGCTGGATCATCGGAGTCCTCTGCGGAGTGGTACTGGGCATCGCGCTCGGCCGGATACGCTTCCTCGCCGATGTGCTCGGCCCGTACGTGAAGGTGCTCAACGCGCTGCCGCGCATCGTGCTCGCCCCGATCTTCCTCATCTGGTTCGGGCTCGGTCCCGCCTCGAAGATCGCCTCGGCGGTCGTACTGGTCTTCTTCCCGGTCTTCTTCAACGCCTTCCAGGGGGCCAGGGAGGTCAACCGCGATCTGGTCGCCAACGCCCGGATACTCGGCGCGAGCAACCGGCAGGTCACCCTTCAGGTCGTCATCCCGTCCGCCACCTCGTGGATCTTCACCAGCCTCCACGTCAGCTTCGGCTTCGCCCTGATCGGCGCGATCGTCGGCGAGTACATCGGCGCCACCAAGGGCATCGGCCTCCTCGTCTCGGCCTCGCAGGGCACGTTCAACGCCGCCGGGGTCTACGCGGCGATGGTGGTCCTCGCCGTCGTCGCGCTGTTCGCCGAAGGCATCCTCTCCTTCCTGGAGAAGAAGCTCTTCCGCTGGCGCCCGGTCGAAGCGGGCGACAACCGCTGACCCCCGCATCACCCCCACCCGCACCGCCCTCCCTTCCGCACCGCCGCCCGCACCTCACGGTCTTCTTCCCAAGGACGTCACCATGCGCAGTCAGCTCAGAGCCCCCGCAGCCGCGCTCGCCGCGATGCTCACCCTCGGCACCCTCACCGCCTGCGGCGGCTCCCCCTCCTCGAAGGGCGGCGGCCAGGTCAAGATCATGGTCGGCGGCCTGGACAAGGTCATCTACCTTCCCGCGATGCTCACCCAGAAGCTCGGCTACTTCGAGGACGAGGGCGTGGACGTCCAGCTCCTCACCGAACCGGCCGGCGTGCAGGCCACCACGGCGCTCGTCTCCGGCGACGTACAGGGTGTGGTCGGCTTCTACGACCACACCCTCGACCTCCAGGTGAAGGGCAAGAACGTCGAATCCGTCGTGCAGTTCTCGCACGCGTCGGGAGAGGTCGAGGTCGTCTCCACCAAGGCGGCGGGGGACATCACGTCCCCCGAGGACTTCAAGGGCAAGAAGCTCGGCGTCACCGGCCTCGGCTCGTCCACCGACTTCCTGACCAAGTACCTCGCGGTCAAGAACGGCGTCGGTACGGAGGACTTCACGACCGTCGCGGTCGGCGCCGGACAGCCCTTCATCGCGGCGCTCCAGCAGAACTCCATCCAGGGCGGCATGACCACCGATCCCACCGTCGCCCAGCTCCTGGACAAGAAGCTGGGCAAGATCCTCATCGACATGCGGACGCCCGAAGGCTCCAAGAAGGCGCTCGGCGGCCCCTACCCCTCCTCCAGCCTCTACATGAACACCGACTGGGTGAACGGCAACAAGGAGACGGTGCAGAAACTGGCCGACGCCTTCGTGAAGACCCTGAAGTGGATGTCCACCCACTCCCCGGAGGAGATCGCCGCCAAGATGCCCACCGACTACGCCCAGGGCGGCAAGGAGCTGTACGTGCGGTCGATCGGGAGCACCCTGCCGATGTTCACCGAGGACGGGGTCATGCCCGCCGACGGCCCCGAGACCGTGGAGCGGGTCCTGAAGGCGTTCAACCCGAACCTCAAGAACGCCAAGGTCGACCTGAGCAGGACGTACACCACCGAGTTCGTGAAGAAGGCCGGCTGACCGGGCCACTCCCCACCCTCGCGGCACCGCGCCCACCCCAGGCGTCACCCCGGGCATCCGCGGTCACCCGGGACGGTGGCCGCGGCCGGCGGCAGACCGTCACCCCGCCACCCGCATACCGCTCGGGGGTGGCCTGGCCGCCGCCCGGTCTTCCACCCCCACCTCCACCCGCGCGGCGCCCCGCCCGCCTCCTCCGCACCCCCCACGCCCTGGACGCTCCCGCCCGGACCGTCCAGGGCCGACACCGGTCCTGCCGCACCCTGTCCCCGTCGCCCCCCTGGTCCCTCCACACCGATGTCGGATTTCCGCCAGCTCCCCGCCCCGCCACTGCCGCATCCTTGAGCCATGCACACCGACACCGAGCGCTGCGTACGGGCCGTCCGATCCAAGGACGCCCGCTTCGACGGATGG from the Streptomyces sp. AM 4-1-1 genome contains:
- a CDS encoding ABC transporter permease, whose product is MPSETAPTTTAATAKAAAGPPAGADGNSPGAGGERTEARVRAARNRALLVHTSRVLLLIGLLGLWEWLARTAVVDPFNFSMPSKIWDQMSQWALHGTPQGSLWEQIWYTLYEALVGWIIGVLCGVVLGIALGRIRFLADVLGPYVKVLNALPRIVLAPIFLIWFGLGPASKIASAVVLVFFPVFFNAFQGAREVNRDLVANARILGASNRQVTLQVVIPSATSWIFTSLHVSFGFALIGAIVGEYIGATKGIGLLVSASQGTFNAAGVYAAMVVLAVVALFAEGILSFLEKKLFRWRPVEAGDNR
- a CDS encoding ABC transporter substrate-binding protein, producing the protein MRSQLRAPAAALAAMLTLGTLTACGGSPSSKGGGQVKIMVGGLDKVIYLPAMLTQKLGYFEDEGVDVQLLTEPAGVQATTALVSGDVQGVVGFYDHTLDLQVKGKNVESVVQFSHASGEVEVVSTKAAGDITSPEDFKGKKLGVTGLGSSTDFLTKYLAVKNGVGTEDFTTVAVGAGQPFIAALQQNSIQGGMTTDPTVAQLLDKKLGKILIDMRTPEGSKKALGGPYPSSSLYMNTDWVNGNKETVQKLADAFVKTLKWMSTHSPEEIAAKMPTDYAQGGKELYVRSIGSTLPMFTEDGVMPADGPETVERVLKAFNPNLKNAKVDLSRTYTTEFVKKAG
- a CDS encoding ABC transporter ATP-binding protein, which translates into the protein MSSHTSPAIELRGTSKAFRTPSGALHTAVRDLDLVVGRGEFVAVVGPTGCGKSTTLTLVSGMEEPTEGEVLVGGEPVTGIGDRIGFVFQQDAVFPWRTVLSNVMAGPRFRGAPKAEARERARAWLDRVGLASFEDRYPHQLSGGQRKRVALAATFVNDPEILLMDEPFSALDVQTRALMSDELLDLWAGTGASVVFVTHDLEESIALADKVVVMTAGPATVKEVFTIDLPRPRKVESVRLEPRFVEIYREIWSSLGEEVRVTRERGATDAV